The Candidatus Synechococcus calcipolaris G9 DNA window AAAACCAACACCAAGTGATGATTGAGGCGGTGGAAAACCATATGCCCCAGGTGATTGTCATTGATGAAATTGGCACAGAACTAGAGGCCTTGGCGGCCCGCACCATTGCCGAACGGGGCGTACAGTTAATTGGCACCGCCCATGGCAACCAAATTGATAACTTAATTAAAAATCCCACCCTCGCGGATTTAGTGGGGGGTATTCAATCCGTCACCTTGGGGGATGATGAGGCGCGGCGGCGGGGAACCCAAAAAAGTGTCCTAGAGCGGAAAGCCCCACCCACGTTTGATATTGCTGTGGAAATGTTGGAGCGGCAACGCTGGGTGATCCATGATCAGGTGGCGGAAAGTGTGGATATGCTATTGCGGGGCCGGGCTCCCACCCCCCAAACTCGCTCCGTCGATGAAAATGGAGCCGTGATCATCACCCATTCGGAACCCATTACCCCCCATCCCCTTCCCTCGGAGTTTAAGCCTGCCCCCTTTAGGAACAATTGGCGGGATTCGGGGCGGATGTTACCTACAATATCCCCAGCGGCGATGTCCCCAACGGCGATCGCCCCACCTCCTAGTCCCGATCGGGCGGATTTCCAAAATCTCTTAGATATGGCCATGCCCAACCTAGACATGGGCCCCAATGGCGAAGAACTGCCCCTGCATATTTATCCCTATGCGGTCAGTCGGCATCATTTGGAACAGGCGATTCACACCTTGAAATTACCCGTCGTGATTACCAAGGACATTGATCATGCGGATGTGATTTTAGCCCTGCGATCGCACCTGAAAAGTCAATCCAAACTGCGGCATTTGGCCCATATTCACCATTTACCCATCCATGCCATTAAAACCAATAGCATGGCCCAGATTGTGCGGGGGTTACGGCATCTTTTAGGTATCGAAGAACCCAGTCCGGCAGAGAGTGCGGATCTCTCCCTATTTGCGCCCACGGGTCAGGATGATGAACTCGAAGCCCTAGAGGAGGCCCGTTTGGCCGTAGAGCAAATTGTCATTCCCAAACGCCAGGCCGTGGAACTCTTGCCCCGATCTGCCAATATTCGGCGGATGCAGCATGAATTGATTGAGCATTATCAACTGAACTCCTCTAGCTTTGGCGAAGAACCCAACCGACGGTTGCGGATCTATCCAGGGTGATTACGCTGCTGACGGACTTTGGTCTGACGGATGTGTATGTCGGTGTGATGAAGGGCGTGATTGCCCAGATTGCTCCCCAGGAACAGATCATAGATTTAAGCCATGGGATTCCGCCCCAGGATTGCCGTCAAGCCAGTTTTCAGCTTTTGCAGGCCCTGCCCCATT harbors:
- a CDS encoding R3H domain-containing nucleic acid-binding protein — translated: MVELTAGQRQVTDNLYQLLAMLPPNLGQSLTHHPQREELLEIVLDLGRSPEARFIHSTEYLSELPVTREMIHYCVQRVGQFSGDNRAGIERTLHRISAIRNRQGDIIGLTCRVGRAVFGTIGLIRDLVESGQSILLLGRPGVGKTTALREIARVLADDFGKRVVIIDTSNEIAGDGDIPHPAIGRARRMQVAHPENQHQVMIEAVENHMPQVIVIDEIGTELEALAARTIAERGVQLIGTAHGNQIDNLIKNPTLADLVGGIQSVTLGDDEARRRGTQKSVLERKAPPTFDIAVEMLERQRWVIHDQVAESVDMLLRGRAPTPQTRSVDENGAVIITHSEPITPHPLPSEFKPAPFRNNWRDSGRMLPTISPAAMSPTAIAPPPSPDRADFQNLLDMAMPNLDMGPNGEELPLHIYPYAVSRHHLEQAIHTLKLPVVITKDIDHADVILALRSHLKSQSKLRHLAHIHHLPIHAIKTNSMAQIVRGLRHLLGIEEPSPAESADLSLFAPTGQDDELEALEEARLAVEQIVIPKRQAVELLPRSANIRRMQHELIEHYQLNSSSFGEEPNRRLRIYPG